Proteins co-encoded in one Archangium lipolyticum genomic window:
- a CDS encoding acyl-CoA mutase large subunit family protein, whose protein sequence is MADTKAEKARWKQKTYEKAKGKAGERHPEFRTSSGLTMEPLYTPDDVTGEYGEKLGFPGEYPFTRGVQPTMYRGRFWTMRQYAGFGTAEDANKRYHYLLQSGQTGLSVAFDLPTQMGRDADHARAHGEVGKVGVSISSLQDMEVLLKGIPLDQVSTSMTINATAPILLCLYAAVGEKNGVALEQLSGTVQNDILKEYMARGTYIYPPQPSLRLITNLFAFCAKRVPKWNPISISGYHIREAGSTAAQEIAFTLADGIAYVDAALKAGLEVDEFAGRLSFFFNVHNNFLEEIAKFRAARRLWARIMKERFKAKDPRSMMLRFHAQTAGSTLTAQQVDNNVVRVALQALAAVMGGAQSLHTNSRDEALALPTEESARLALRTQQVIAYESGVADIIDPMGGSFAVERLTDELEAKAEDYIRRIDDMGGMVEAIAKGYPQGEIQDAAYEAQRDVEQKRTVVVGVNQFQVKEPPPSGLLRVDEAVERTQLERMKKLRAERDNGAAQRTVDALRKAAGNPEENLIPLILDAVKSYATLGEISDAMRDVFGEHREHVVL, encoded by the coding sequence ATGGCAGACACGAAGGCAGAGAAGGCCCGCTGGAAGCAGAAGACGTACGAGAAGGCCAAGGGAAAGGCCGGTGAGCGCCACCCGGAGTTCCGTACCTCCAGCGGCCTCACGATGGAGCCGCTCTACACCCCCGATGACGTGACGGGGGAGTATGGGGAGAAGCTGGGCTTCCCGGGCGAGTACCCCTTCACCCGTGGCGTGCAGCCCACCATGTACCGGGGCCGCTTCTGGACGATGCGCCAGTACGCGGGCTTCGGTACGGCCGAGGACGCCAACAAGCGCTACCACTACCTGCTCCAGTCGGGGCAGACGGGTCTGTCGGTCGCCTTCGACCTGCCCACGCAGATGGGCCGGGACGCGGACCACGCGCGCGCGCACGGCGAGGTGGGCAAGGTGGGCGTCTCCATCTCCTCGCTGCAGGACATGGAGGTGCTGCTCAAGGGGATTCCCCTGGACCAGGTGTCCACCTCGATGACCATCAACGCCACGGCCCCCATCCTGCTGTGCCTCTACGCGGCGGTGGGAGAGAAGAACGGCGTGGCGCTGGAGCAGCTCTCCGGCACGGTGCAGAACGACATCCTCAAGGAGTACATGGCGCGCGGGACGTACATCTACCCGCCGCAGCCCTCGCTGCGCCTCATCACCAACCTCTTCGCCTTCTGCGCGAAGCGGGTGCCCAAGTGGAACCCCATCTCCATCAGCGGCTACCACATCCGCGAGGCCGGCAGCACGGCGGCCCAGGAGATCGCCTTCACGCTGGCGGACGGCATCGCCTACGTGGACGCGGCGCTGAAGGCGGGGCTGGAGGTGGATGAGTTCGCCGGCCGGCTGTCCTTCTTCTTCAACGTCCACAACAACTTCCTCGAGGAGATCGCCAAGTTCCGCGCGGCGAGGCGGTTGTGGGCGCGCATCATGAAGGAGCGCTTCAAGGCGAAGGATCCGCGCTCGATGATGCTGCGCTTCCACGCGCAGACGGCGGGCAGCACACTGACGGCGCAGCAGGTGGACAACAACGTGGTGCGCGTGGCGCTGCAGGCGCTCGCGGCGGTGATGGGCGGGGCCCAGTCGCTGCACACCAACAGCCGGGACGAGGCGCTGGCGCTGCCCACCGAGGAGTCGGCGCGGCTGGCGCTGCGCACGCAGCAGGTCATCGCCTACGAGTCGGGCGTGGCGGACATCATCGATCCGATGGGTGGCTCGTTCGCGGTGGAGCGGCTGACGGACGAGTTGGAGGCCAAGGCCGAGGACTACATCCGCCGCATCGACGACATGGGCGGCATGGTGGAGGCCATCGCGAAGGGCTACCCGCAGGGGGAGATCCAGGACGCGGCCTACGAGGCGCAGCGGGACGTGGAGCAGAAGCGCACGGTGGTGGTGGGGGTGAACCAGTTCCAGGTGAAGGAGCCGCCACCGTCGGGGCTGCTGCGCGTGGACGAGGCGGTGGAGCGCACGCAGCTGGAGCGGATGAAGAAGCTGCGGGCCGAGCGGGACAACGGGGCGGCGCAGCGCACGGTGGACGCATTGCGCAAGGCGGCGGGGAACCCGGAGGAGAACCTCATCCCGCTCATCCTGGACGCGGTGAAGTCATACGCGACGCTGGGAGAGATTTCCGACGCGATGCGAGACGTCTTCGGAGAGCACCGAGAGCACGTGGTGCTGTGA
- a CDS encoding biotin/lipoyl-containing protein: MRYFAKLQGQKEAVPVDIEPAGENSFKLTHGGKTFLVDALTLDHGAVSMLVDGTSYGVEFDEQGDEVQVLVRGQVTRIDVADERRLRLRAGTAAFSVEGKQVIAAPMPGKVVKVLVKLGDEVKEGQGLVVVEAMKMENELKSPKAGKVVELPAKEGTAVEINAKLVVVE; this comes from the coding sequence ATGCGTTACTTCGCGAAGCTGCAGGGACAGAAGGAAGCGGTGCCGGTGGACATCGAGCCGGCCGGAGAGAACAGCTTCAAGCTCACGCACGGCGGGAAGACGTTCCTCGTGGACGCGCTGACGTTGGACCACGGCGCGGTGTCGATGCTGGTGGACGGCACGTCCTACGGTGTCGAGTTCGACGAGCAGGGCGACGAGGTGCAGGTGCTGGTGCGGGGGCAGGTGACCCGCATCGACGTGGCGGACGAGCGCCGGCTGCGCCTGCGCGCGGGCACGGCGGCGTTCTCGGTGGAGGGCAAGCAGGTCATCGCCGCGCCCATGCCCGGCAAGGTGGTGAAGGTGCTGGTGAAGCTCGGCGACGAGGTGAAGGAGGGCCAGGGGCTGGTGGTCGTCGAGGCGATGAAGATGGAGAACGAGCTGAAGAGCCCCAAGGCCGGCAAGGTGGTGGAGCTGCCCGCCAAGGAGGGCACCGCTGTGGAGATCAACGCGAAGCTCGTGGTGGTCGAGTAG
- the accC gene encoding acetyl-CoA carboxylase biotin carboxylase subunit, which translates to MPKIRKILVANRGEIAVRVMRTCKELGISTVAVYSEADRSALHVRTADQAFLVGPPPSRESYLVQERILEAAKKAGADAIHPGYGFLSENASFVRACEKAGITFIGPPASAMDAMGEKTRARQNMIKAGVPVVPGTAEPIATVEEARAYAEKIGVPVMLKAAGGGGGKGMRKVERMEDFESSWRAAKSEAMNAFGNDAVYIEKYLEKPHHVEIQVFADQYGNTIHLNERECSAQRRHQKVVEETPSPILTPELRAKMGEVAVKAAKAVGYVGAGTVEFLVDVHRNFYFLEMNTRLQVEHPVTEWVTGLDLVAWQIKVAEGEKLPYTEAPKPNGHSIEVRIYAEDPARNFMPSPGRINYLRVPGGPYLRDDSGVFPGYTVPNTYDPMISKLSVWAPTRREAIERAKRALSEYVVKGITTNVRYLKGILSHPEFVEGDYDTSFLTREHETLLGKEDPQLTEAALLASVVYAYQRDQKRAKTLTQAPSQGGKGGISAWRLSSRRGR; encoded by the coding sequence ATGCCCAAGATCCGCAAAATCCTCGTCGCCAATCGCGGCGAGATCGCCGTCCGGGTGATGCGCACCTGCAAGGAGCTCGGCATCTCCACGGTGGCGGTCTACTCCGAGGCGGACCGCTCCGCCCTTCACGTCCGCACCGCCGACCAGGCCTTCCTGGTGGGCCCCCCGCCCTCGCGCGAGAGCTATCTCGTACAGGAGCGGATTCTGGAGGCCGCCAAGAAGGCCGGCGCGGACGCCATCCACCCCGGCTACGGCTTCCTGTCGGAGAACGCGTCCTTCGTGCGCGCGTGCGAGAAGGCCGGCATCACCTTCATCGGCCCGCCCGCCAGCGCCATGGACGCCATGGGCGAGAAGACGCGCGCCCGGCAGAACATGATCAAGGCCGGTGTGCCCGTGGTGCCCGGCACCGCCGAGCCCATCGCCACCGTCGAGGAGGCCCGCGCCTACGCCGAGAAGATCGGCGTGCCGGTGATGCTCAAGGCGGCCGGCGGCGGTGGCGGCAAGGGCATGCGCAAGGTGGAGCGGATGGAGGACTTCGAGTCCTCCTGGCGCGCGGCCAAGAGCGAGGCGATGAACGCCTTCGGCAACGACGCCGTCTACATCGAGAAGTACCTCGAGAAGCCGCACCACGTGGAGATCCAGGTGTTCGCCGACCAGTACGGCAACACCATCCACCTCAACGAGCGCGAGTGCTCGGCGCAGCGCCGCCACCAGAAGGTGGTGGAGGAGACGCCCAGCCCCATCCTCACCCCGGAGCTGCGGGCGAAGATGGGCGAGGTGGCGGTGAAGGCCGCCAAGGCCGTGGGCTACGTGGGCGCGGGCACGGTGGAGTTCCTCGTGGACGTGCACCGCAACTTCTACTTCCTGGAGATGAACACCCGTCTCCAGGTGGAGCACCCGGTGACGGAGTGGGTGACGGGGTTGGACCTGGTGGCCTGGCAGATCAAGGTCGCCGAGGGCGAGAAGCTCCCGTACACCGAGGCGCCCAAGCCGAACGGGCACTCCATCGAGGTGCGCATCTACGCGGAAGACCCCGCGCGCAACTTCATGCCGAGCCCGGGCCGCATCAACTACCTGCGCGTGCCGGGAGGCCCGTACCTGCGCGACGACTCGGGCGTGTTCCCCGGGTACACGGTGCCCAACACGTATGACCCGATGATCTCCAAGCTGTCCGTGTGGGCCCCCACGCGGCGAGAGGCCATCGAGCGGGCGAAGCGTGCGCTGAGCGAGTACGTGGTGAAGGGCATCACCACCAACGTGCGCTACCTGAAGGGAATCCTGTCGCACCCGGAGTTCGTCGAGGGTGACTACGACACGAGCTTCCTCACGCGCGAGCACGAGACGCTGCTGGGCAAGGAAGATCCGCAGCTGACCGAGGCGGCGCTGCTGGCGAGCGTGGTGTACGCGTACCAGCGGGACCAGAAGCGGGCGAAGACCCTGACCCAGGCGCCGTCTCAAGGCGGCAAGGGCGGAATCTCCGCGTGGCGGCTGTCGAGCCGCCGCGGGCGCTAA
- a CDS encoding acyl-CoA carboxylase subunit beta, whose amino-acid sequence MDATSEKDPLRSRLQQMEKQAELGGGADRIAKQHEAGKLTARERIDLLLDPGSFTELDKFVTHRSNDFGMGDKKILGDGVVTGYGTVEGRQIFVFAQDFTVFGGSLSGAYAQKICKIMDMAMRVGAPVIGLNDSGGARIQEGVESLAGYADIFLRNTLASGVVPQISLIMGPCAGGAVYSPAITDFIMMVKDTSYMFITGPDVIKTVTHEEVSKEDLGGALAHNQKSGVAHFAAENEQNAILLTRELLSFLPSNNQEDPPVQPCEDDPFRADESLKTVVPSNPNKPYDIKEIIRAVVDNKHFFEVQEHFAKNMVIGFARMNGKPVGIVANQPAVLAGVLDIDASVKAARFVRFCDCFNIPLLTLVDVPGFLPGTDQEWGGIITHGAKLLYAFAEATVPKITLITRKAYGGAYDVMASKHIRADINYAYPTAEIAVMGPEGAVNIIFRNELLKAKDANAERTRLVNDYREKFANPYKAAELGYIDEVIRPEETRAKVIRALEMLKNKRQENPPRKHGNIPL is encoded by the coding sequence ATGGACGCAACCTCCGAGAAGGACCCTCTTCGCTCCCGGCTGCAGCAGATGGAGAAGCAGGCCGAGCTGGGCGGTGGCGCTGACCGCATCGCCAAGCAGCACGAGGCCGGCAAGCTCACCGCTCGCGAGCGCATCGACCTGCTGCTCGACCCCGGCTCCTTCACCGAGCTGGACAAGTTCGTCACCCACCGCAGCAACGACTTCGGCATGGGTGACAAGAAGATCCTCGGCGACGGCGTCGTCACCGGCTACGGCACCGTCGAGGGCCGTCAGATCTTCGTCTTCGCCCAGGACTTCACCGTCTTCGGCGGCTCGCTCTCCGGCGCCTATGCCCAGAAGATCTGTAAGATCATGGACATGGCCATGCGCGTGGGCGCTCCCGTCATCGGCCTGAACGACTCGGGCGGCGCGCGCATCCAGGAGGGCGTCGAGAGCCTCGCCGGCTACGCCGACATCTTCCTGCGCAACACCCTCGCCTCGGGCGTGGTGCCGCAAATCTCCCTCATCATGGGCCCGTGCGCGGGCGGCGCGGTGTACTCGCCGGCCATCACGGACTTCATCATGATGGTGAAGGACACCTCCTACATGTTCATCACCGGCCCGGACGTCATCAAGACGGTGACGCACGAGGAGGTGAGCAAGGAGGACCTGGGCGGCGCGCTGGCGCACAACCAGAAGTCCGGCGTGGCGCACTTCGCCGCGGAGAACGAGCAGAACGCCATCCTCCTCACCCGCGAGCTGCTCTCCTTCCTGCCCTCCAACAACCAGGAGGACCCGCCCGTCCAGCCGTGCGAGGACGATCCGTTCCGCGCCGACGAGAGCCTCAAGACGGTCGTCCCCAGCAACCCGAACAAGCCCTACGACATCAAGGAGATCATCCGCGCCGTCGTCGACAACAAGCACTTCTTCGAGGTGCAGGAGCACTTCGCCAAGAACATGGTCATCGGCTTCGCCCGCATGAACGGCAAGCCGGTGGGCATCGTGGCCAACCAGCCGGCGGTGCTGGCGGGCGTGCTGGACATCGACGCGAGCGTGAAGGCGGCGCGCTTCGTGCGCTTCTGCGACTGCTTCAACATCCCGCTCCTCACCCTCGTGGACGTGCCCGGCTTCCTGCCCGGCACGGACCAGGAGTGGGGCGGCATCATCACCCACGGCGCCAAGCTGCTCTACGCCTTCGCCGAGGCCACCGTCCCGAAGATCACCCTCATCACCCGCAAGGCCTACGGCGGCGCCTATGACGTCATGGCCTCCAAGCACATCCGCGCGGACATCAACTACGCCTACCCCACGGCGGAAATCGCGGTCATGGGCCCCGAGGGCGCGGTCAACATCATCTTCCGCAACGAGCTGCTCAAGGCGAAGGACGCCAACGCCGAGCGCACCCGCCTGGTGAACGACTACCGCGAGAAGTTCGCCAACCCCTACAAGGCGGCCGAGCTGGGCTACATCGACGAGGTCATCCGCCCCGAGGAGACCCGCGCCAAGGTCATCCGCGCCCTGGAGATGCTCAAGAACAAGCGCCAGGAGAACCCGCCGCGCAAGCACGGCAACATCCCCCTGTAA
- a CDS encoding M3 family metallopeptidase, producing the protein MTAPTSDNPLLQTEGLPKFDRIRPEHVEPAIRELLARLHTDLDALERDVRPTWEQTVARLSAITEPIGLAWGVVNHLMGVQNSPELRQAHAAVEGEVVEAFMRIGQSEPLYKALKALREGPDWKKLDDTQHRIVDASIRDAELSGVGLQGEARARFQEIERELAELSTRFANNVIDATKAWSMTLTRPEEVEGLPPSALAAAAQAAKQGLAEGAPEPTPEKGPWRITLEAPSYVPFLEHSRRPELREKLYRAFVTRASSGDTDNGPLIERVLTLRREKARLLGHGSFAEVSLAAKMAPGVQAVEQLLGELRKAARVRARDENAELTEYARRKTGNTSLELKLWDVPFWAERLREERYAYTDEELRPYFAMPRVLEGLFDTARRLFGVTVRAADGEVPVWDPSVRFFRVADESGKDIAAFYLDPYSRPATKRGGAWMNGAVDRKRKPDGSLRLPVAYLVCNATPPVGNKPALLTFREVETLFHEFGHGLQHMLTRVDYPEAAGINNVEWDAVELPSQFMENWCFHEETLSRLARHVDTGEPLPKALQEKLRAGRIYRAASQTLRQVYFATLDLELHHRYPAGDDDAPSVLDMQTRIAADNTVLKPLPEDRFLCSFTHIFAGGYAAGYYSYKWAEVLSADAFSAFEEAGLSDAQAVANTGRRFRDTVLALGGSRHPLEVFQSFRGRAPSTHPLLKQTGLLETQELETTAPMM; encoded by the coding sequence ATGACCGCGCCTACATCTGACAATCCGCTGCTTCAGACCGAAGGTCTTCCGAAGTTCGACCGCATCCGCCCGGAGCATGTCGAGCCCGCCATCCGGGAGCTGCTCGCACGCCTGCACACCGACCTCGACGCGCTCGAGCGTGACGTACGCCCCACGTGGGAGCAGACGGTTGCCCGCCTGTCCGCCATCACCGAGCCCATCGGTCTGGCCTGGGGCGTGGTGAACCACCTCATGGGCGTGCAGAACAGCCCGGAGCTGCGTCAGGCCCACGCCGCCGTCGAGGGCGAGGTGGTCGAGGCCTTCATGCGCATCGGCCAGAGCGAGCCTCTCTACAAGGCGCTCAAGGCGCTGCGCGAGGGCCCGGACTGGAAGAAGCTCGACGACACCCAGCACCGCATCGTCGACGCCTCCATCCGTGACGCCGAGCTGTCCGGCGTGGGGCTACAGGGCGAGGCCCGTGCGCGCTTCCAGGAGATCGAGCGCGAGCTGGCCGAGCTGTCCACCCGCTTCGCCAACAACGTCATCGACGCCACCAAGGCCTGGTCCATGACGCTCACCAGGCCCGAGGAGGTGGAGGGCCTGCCGCCCAGCGCGCTCGCCGCCGCCGCCCAGGCGGCGAAGCAGGGACTGGCCGAGGGAGCCCCCGAGCCCACCCCCGAGAAGGGGCCCTGGCGCATCACCCTGGAGGCACCCAGCTACGTGCCCTTCCTCGAGCACTCGCGCCGGCCGGAGCTGCGCGAGAAGCTCTACCGGGCCTTCGTCACCCGCGCCTCCTCGGGAGACACGGACAACGGCCCGCTCATCGAGCGCGTCCTCACCCTGCGCCGCGAGAAGGCCCGCCTGCTCGGCCACGGCTCGTTCGCCGAGGTGAGCCTGGCGGCGAAGATGGCGCCCGGCGTCCAGGCCGTCGAGCAGCTGCTCGGCGAGCTGCGCAAGGCCGCCCGTGTTCGCGCCCGCGACGAGAACGCCGAGCTCACCGAGTACGCGCGCCGCAAGACGGGCAACACCTCGCTCGAGCTGAAGCTGTGGGACGTGCCCTTCTGGGCCGAGCGTCTGCGCGAGGAGCGCTACGCCTATACCGACGAGGAGCTCCGGCCGTACTTCGCGATGCCGCGCGTGCTGGAGGGCCTGTTCGACACGGCCAGGCGCCTCTTCGGCGTCACGGTGCGTGCCGCCGACGGTGAAGTTCCCGTGTGGGACCCCAGCGTCCGCTTCTTCCGCGTGGCGGACGAGTCGGGCAAGGACATCGCCGCCTTCTACCTGGACCCCTACAGCCGCCCGGCCACCAAGCGCGGTGGAGCGTGGATGAACGGCGCCGTCGACCGCAAGCGCAAGCCCGACGGGAGCCTGCGCCTGCCGGTGGCCTACCTCGTCTGCAATGCCACGCCTCCAGTGGGCAACAAGCCCGCGCTCCTCACCTTCCGCGAAGTGGAGACGCTCTTCCACGAGTTCGGCCATGGCCTGCAGCACATGCTCACCCGGGTGGACTACCCCGAGGCCGCCGGCATCAACAACGTGGAGTGGGACGCGGTGGAGCTGCCCAGCCAGTTCATGGAGAACTGGTGCTTCCACGAGGAGACGCTCTCCCGGCTCGCGCGCCACGTGGACACGGGCGAGCCGTTGCCCAAGGCCCTCCAGGAGAAGCTCCGCGCCGGGCGCATCTACCGTGCCGCCTCGCAGACGCTGCGGCAGGTGTACTTCGCCACGCTGGACCTGGAGCTGCACCACCGATACCCCGCGGGGGACGATGACGCGCCGAGCGTCCTCGACATGCAGACGCGCATCGCCGCGGACAACACGGTCCTCAAGCCGCTCCCGGAGGACCGCTTCCTGTGCAGCTTCACCCACATCTTCGCGGGCGGGTACGCCGCCGGCTACTACAGCTACAAGTGGGCCGAGGTCCTCTCCGCGGATGCCTTCTCCGCCTTCGAGGAGGCGGGGCTGTCCGATGCCCAGGCCGTCGCCAACACCGGGCGGCGCTTCCGGGACACGGTGCTCGCGCTCGGCGGTAGCCGCCACCCGCTCGAGGTCTTCCAGTCCTTCCGGGGCCGCGCTCCCAGCACCCACCCGCTGCTCAAGCAGACGGGATTGTTGGAGACGCAGGAGCTCGAGACGACGGCGCCGATGATGTAG
- a CDS encoding STAS/SEC14 domain-containing protein, which produces MKNAAPPIFDDSRWPLLRIRFPRVLSATEYESFLGTFADYLLRSEKLLLYIDLSRVGMVPIEQRWRQVEWFEQYDQRLREQVLGSALVITSPVIRLALSAITYFKPLPNPVAIFARPEEAEAWAAERLQEAGLTQASQGP; this is translated from the coding sequence ATGAAGAACGCGGCCCCGCCCATCTTCGACGACTCGCGCTGGCCCCTGCTGCGCATCCGGTTCCCGAGGGTGCTTTCCGCGACGGAGTACGAGAGCTTCCTCGGTACCTTCGCCGACTACCTGCTGCGCTCCGAGAAGCTCCTCCTCTACATCGACCTGAGCCGGGTCGGGATGGTGCCGATCGAGCAGCGCTGGCGCCAGGTCGAATGGTTCGAGCAGTACGACCAGCGCTTGCGCGAGCAGGTGCTCGGCTCCGCCCTCGTCATCACCTCGCCCGTCATCCGGCTGGCGCTCAGCGCCATCACGTACTTCAAGCCCCTGCCCAACCCCGTCGCCATCTTCGCCCGGCCGGAGGAAGCGGAGGCCTGGGCGGCCGAGCGCCTCCAGGAGGCGGGGCTCACCCAGGCCAGCCAGGGGCCCTGA
- a CDS encoding VUT family protein, which yields MEQRRVEGFIYLLGFCASIPLSNWMIGHVGVVCPDNGPCLLPVGPGILAPSGVLIVGIALVLRDLVQRRLGKNWTLLAIAVGALLSAVLAPPPLVVASGCAFAISELADFAVYTPLQRRGLVLAVFVSSLVGLVVDSVLFLQLAFGGLEFLMGQVLGKVWMVLLSLPLVAWLRRRDERLGIQPA from the coding sequence ATGGAGCAGCGTCGAGTCGAGGGATTCATCTACCTGTTGGGCTTCTGTGCCTCGATTCCACTCTCCAACTGGATGATCGGCCACGTGGGGGTGGTGTGCCCGGACAACGGCCCCTGCCTGCTCCCCGTGGGCCCTGGCATCCTGGCCCCCAGCGGCGTCCTCATCGTCGGCATCGCCCTGGTGCTGCGTGACCTGGTGCAGCGCCGGCTGGGCAAGAACTGGACCCTGCTGGCCATCGCGGTGGGCGCGCTGCTGTCGGCGGTGCTCGCTCCGCCTCCGCTCGTCGTCGCCTCCGGGTGCGCCTTCGCCATCTCCGAGCTGGCCGACTTCGCCGTCTACACGCCGCTGCAACGGCGCGGGCTGGTGCTCGCCGTGTTCGTCAGCAGCCTCGTGGGCCTCGTCGTCGACAGCGTCCTCTTCCTCCAGCTCGCCTTTGGCGGTCTCGAATTTCTGATGGGGCAGGTGCTGGGAAAAGTGTGGATGGTGCTGCTGTCGCTGCCGCTGGTCGCCTGGCTCCGACGGAGAGACGAGCGGCTCGGCATCCAGCCGGCCTGA
- a CDS encoding FAD-dependent monooxygenase, which yields MESHGVVIVGGGIGGLCAAIALRQAGLDVAVYERAGVWRHAGAGLSLWPNAMRALDALGLAREVGALGAPWRETVIHRWDGKVLSRLPVEVLCRELGQPTLVLHRAELMRVLLKALGPEGVRLGAACTGFLREDDGVRIDFADGGQVRGQCLIGADGLHSAVRQQLFPDVRVRYGGRTSWRGIVDVTSTPVPEGEQFEIYGPGARFGICHIGPGASGSKRMYWFLLAAAPEGGKDPEGGHKEAVLSRVRGWMAPVESLVHATPEAEILRTDIHYLAPLPSWGEGPVSLLGDAAHAMVTDMAQGACQAIEDALVLAKRLRKDTDKVRALRAYEARRQPRTAYVAGLSLRVGSTRYLRNPLGRWARDLLMRTLPPAVALNQLRPVVAHDFMS from the coding sequence ATGGAATCACACGGAGTCGTCATCGTTGGCGGAGGTATTGGCGGGCTGTGCGCCGCCATCGCGCTCCGCCAGGCTGGATTGGATGTCGCGGTGTACGAGCGGGCCGGGGTCTGGCGGCACGCCGGGGCCGGGTTGTCGCTCTGGCCCAATGCGATGCGGGCGCTCGATGCGCTGGGACTGGCGCGAGAGGTGGGCGCCCTGGGCGCTCCCTGGCGGGAGACGGTGATCCACCGCTGGGATGGCAAGGTGCTCTCCCGCCTCCCCGTCGAGGTGCTGTGCCGCGAGCTGGGACAGCCGACCCTGGTGCTGCACCGCGCGGAGCTCATGCGGGTGCTGCTGAAGGCGCTCGGGCCGGAGGGGGTGCGCCTGGGCGCCGCCTGCACGGGCTTCCTCCGCGAGGACGACGGCGTGCGGATCGACTTCGCCGATGGCGGGCAGGTGCGTGGCCAGTGCCTCATCGGCGCGGATGGATTGCACTCGGCCGTGCGTCAGCAGCTGTTCCCGGACGTGCGAGTCCGGTACGGCGGCCGGACGTCCTGGCGCGGCATCGTGGACGTCACCTCCACCCCGGTGCCCGAAGGGGAGCAGTTCGAGATCTACGGTCCGGGAGCGCGCTTCGGCATCTGTCACATCGGCCCGGGGGCGTCGGGCTCGAAGCGGATGTATTGGTTCCTGCTGGCGGCCGCTCCCGAGGGAGGCAAGGACCCCGAGGGAGGGCACAAGGAGGCGGTGCTGAGCCGCGTCCGCGGATGGATGGCGCCCGTGGAGTCCCTGGTCCACGCCACGCCCGAGGCGGAGATCCTCCGCACGGACATCCACTACCTGGCGCCGCTGCCGAGCTGGGGTGAGGGGCCGGTCTCGCTGCTGGGAGACGCGGCGCACGCGATGGTCACCGACATGGCCCAGGGTGCGTGCCAGGCCATCGAGGACGCGCTGGTGCTGGCGAAGCGGCTGCGCAAGGACACCGACAAGGTCCGAGCGCTGCGGGCCTACGAGGCGAGACGTCAACCCCGCACGGCCTACGTGGCCGGGCTGAGCCTTCGCGTGGGGTCCACCCGGTACCTGCGCAACCCGCTGGGGCGTTGGGCGAGGGATCTGCTGATGCGGACCCTTCCGCCCGCTGTCGCACTGAACCAGCTCCGGCCCGTGGTGGCTCACGACTTCATGAGTTAG